The following DNA comes from Anastrepha obliqua isolate idAnaObli1 chromosome 1, idAnaObli1_1.0, whole genome shotgun sequence.
ttttggtttggttgcgtttacgggaaagttccgaacgacactaacctgagttaggaCTGACGTCGTAGctcttgagtgggactattacgcagcaaaaagcagaacgaaatatatcttgaagttacaagaaaaaaaccggttcttttcttccgACACAGaatgtataacaaaaataaaattcattatggaAAGTTGCTGCAATGGCTGGCAAACcaatgacccgatttacacgaggagacatctggaagggagacactggaaattctcttttgatgtttcattcgcgttcacacgggtaaaaatgtttccgcgacattttgacatttaatactttagcatcgtctggttcggatgtattctagcacgcgcttacatgtaaagcaaagagcgttcgacaacagtttcttaaatatatgaatgaaaaatgcaaactggttaaataataaataatttgttgttttttttattgaaatatatttataaattcttatacttgaataaaaaaaattaaattaaaaatacttcatatgtaaataattaacttaaaattaacttgagtatctagaaatgcagggaaaaattagaaatcaacataaacatgtcccataactattttaaattatacctactttactttcatcgttgttatcttccgtttgattgaaaaccaacacgtAACTTAGAACATTCTTCCACAAAAggagaaaacgaatgaagcaactgtcaaaaattgcttaagataagaaatacgaataagaagagcaaagcgtgtcgccgaatacgggagacaaaatcccttctctcttccccgaccgtccttcaccaccgaacaaaatgtttcccttccagatgtctcctcgtgtaaatcgggtcaattcgatgcaaaaaggATTATTTGTATAGTTGGAAATGCAGACACAATGGAATTGAAAATACAGCTCGGGCGCAACTGAGCAGGGTATTGCCTGATTGACTCAGCCAGTTAATGTCTAGTATTTAGTCCCTATCATTGCGGCTGACCTCATTTCAGCTACATATTTTAGTTGtcaattgttttaatattgttgcatttaatattattaaaacacTCATTTACGACCACTGTGATTCCACACTTCCATGCTCATACATAGCAGGAAAATCCATACAAATGCATTGCATTTAACTTACGTGCCCGCCTCCACCCTGAAGGCGCGTCCATGAGATTCATGGTATATGGCAGCCATGGTCCACGCCACGCCAATACCAAGGAAGACATTCACAGCATTACTACCCGTCACATTGCCGATACTCGCATCGGCGGTCTTATCCTGTATGGCGGCCACTTTGCTGGCGAACGTATCTGAAATCACGGAATCATCGTACAATTATGAGCAcacatgtatttttatatatgagTAAATCGAACATCCGATGCATTCACAGACAAGCAATCATGCAATTATGGTAAGTACTTATGTGAGTGTGTGGATGAAAGACAATAACACTTACCAGGCAAACTGGTGCCGAGCGCTACAAAACAAATCGCTGTAACCGCATCCTTAACGCCGAGCGTACAACCGAAATGGGATGCCACATCACCAATTAGTGCTGTCACCATACCGATGCCACATATCGAAACAACAAAGCACACGTAACCGTTGGCAATATCTGGATGGAATTGATGGTGTGGAAATGGTTAAACAAGAGAAGAAATGCAATTAAGTACAACTACGTAGGTAGTTTGAAAATAATTGGAAAACTATCTTTGCGAGTCAGGTGGCATACtgcgttttgtttttggtgttgcGACTCACCTGTTGGCGGTATGAATGCGAATATAAGTTTCCAGAAAAGTGTTACGAAATGCAATATGTAATCAAAACATGATGGCGATGACGGTTCATCATCTTCACCACCGTCGCCATTGCTATCATCATCGCCTGAAAGACGTAAAAgtgattatttaaaaagtactgagggattaaaattaaaattgtaaatttgaaaTCTGACGAAGGAAGTTCAACAGTTTGACTGATTTGATTCGCATTAAACTTCTGGCTGAGTaattttcataagaaattaacatacaatttttcgcaGTAGTTTGGTCGTTACAGCCTCGGCAGAATTAGGGTGATCTTTTCGCACAATATGCGAAGGTAAAATACTAACACCTTAAGAGTTCCTTCTCATGACCGACATGCATTTGGTGTCCGAGTATGAGCACTGGCCCCTTAGAGAGcatctttttcatggtagaaatgcactcgggcatttgccattgcctgccgagagatgAAAActgttcaatatattttttctaccaTTTAATGTTTCATGTTCATGGTGGGCACCGAACCCAGAACCTATCTAGTTAAAATCACGTAGAAGAACCCAGCAGTTACTGGCAGTTAGTGGTCGTTGGAGCATTTGCGTACTTGAATAGTTAGGGAGGACTCATAATCCGCAGTGTCTCGTCTCCAGGAATAGTCGGAAAATCTAAAAGTTTCAGTCAGAGTAAGTGATGGGCTGTATTTCTTGTAGCTCTCTGGGCTTACCATTGTAACAATGTTGTACAGCGGGCAAACTTCAGCTTCCTGTCCTCTTAGCTATAGAAGGACTAGCACTTTCCCCTAATTTCATATCAATCTAATAGACTCTTGATTTCATTGTAGTAAAATTGCCGATTGCTCAGTCAGTTGGTTATACACCGTGGGATATATCGGCACCGAGTTCTGATGACTATTTTTGGTCTCGTATCAGCCGAATCTCTATTTTTATTAGCGAAGATTATTAGATTATTAAATGCGGCTGATCTAAATTGCATAGAATTATTTAAATTCCCATTGAGAAACCAacctacaaaaataacaaatttaattcCTGAACCAATTATTCAGACGTTACACAATCTTCTCGTTTTATGTCATTTGTTTTGCACATATAATTTTACGACCGATGACACGTAAGCTCACAGTATTTTGAGTGCTCTACTGGAATATTCGGCCAACTGACTGAGTTGAGATACTTGCTGTGTAGACCGACTAACTGAGAAATTCGTTACTTAaatgataatattttttgttctaatcTGCTTTCATAGGGATTTGCGTTGATATtctaatacttttatttatggATACATAAAGGCTTGTCTGTATGTAGGCCTGTCTTCATCCAGGGTATGTATTCTCGAGATTAGACTTTTTATCTTCTTAGTTGCTAATGATTCCCCTGTTGTGTGAACTGTAGTAAGATATTCTTTtgtgtaagaaatttcgcttttCTAGGAACCAACGGagagtctctcttgccaacaaatgctactaTGGACTCAGTAGGCAATTGGgtggtaaagtcctctcttgacaaacaaaagtaacactctacaaggctcttatCATGTCCATCTTAAcatatgacgcagaagcttgcacgatgacaatatccgatgaggcgtcctttggagtgtttgagagaaagattctgcggaatatTTTTGCACCTTTGCGTGTTGGAGACGGCGAGCGTAGGTGATGGAAcaataagctgtatgagctttacggcgacatagacatagtgcagcgaataaagatccatcgGCTTCGTTATCtatggtcatgtcgtccgaatggatacaaagctTGGTTAAGGACTGTTGTActtttattaagaagtttccatGAAACACATAATGCAGATAAAAAAAGGAGCTAAGGTAGTTTCTAACTGATGCTAATCTTTGAAAGGTGGTTCAACCACACCAACGCTAGCAATCCCATTATGTTTAAATTCAATCGTGTATCAGATCAGCAGGTATGGTTTTGTATATGAATTTCTTGCTTTCCTGAACGCTCGACCCGTAATACATGACTTGTAATATTCCTTAAgatatttagtttggaaaatactTATACTGTATACCCCTTTTTCGGTATGAGGTTAGCTGAAAATCGCAATAAAATCTTTAGATCTACTAAGCGAACCCGTTTTTCTTACCAGAAAGTTAGGCAAGCGTTTTTAACTTCAATCTCAGCAGATGTGGCTTACATTTCATACACTGGGTGGTAAAGAGCACCCATTCTAGCACATGTAAGTATCCCAATTACTGTAATTACCCGACAGATAGTGCGCAGATTCCCAATTCTTGAATTCAACCCTTTACAGTTTGGCAGGAAATTGTTACCATAAAAAGTGTCACTTTGTTCATTTAAGACTTGGACAATACGGGGATGTTGTTTAGTATAGTT
Coding sequences within:
- the LOC129235448 gene encoding sodium/calcium exchanger 1-like isoform X2 produces the protein MALLGRPKLGEVVRADLRIKESKEFKNTVDKLVQRANASLLIGTSSWKEQFADALTVTAGDDDSNGDGGEDDEPSSPSCFDYILHFVTLFWKLIFAFIPPTDIANGYVCFVVSICGIGMVTALIGDVASHFGCTLGVKDAVTAICFVALGTSLPDTFASKVAAIQDKTADASIGNVTGSNAVNVFLGIGVAWTMAAIYHESHGRAFRVEAGTLAFSVTLFLSGAVIAVCLIMYRRKKSIGGELGGPSPQKYIHSAIFFSLWLVYLIMSTLEAYGVIQGF
- the LOC129235448 gene encoding sodium/calcium exchanger 1-like isoform X1, with product MVGLIEAAEKKAPEELTEEDKMALLGRPKLGEVVRADLRIKESKEFKNTVDKLVQRANASLLIGTSSWKEQFADALTVTAGDDDSNGDGGEDDEPSSPSCFDYILHFVTLFWKLIFAFIPPTDIANGYVCFVVSICGIGMVTALIGDVASHFGCTLGVKDAVTAICFVALGTSLPDTFASKVAAIQDKTADASIGNVTGSNAVNVFLGIGVAWTMAAIYHESHGRAFRVEAGTLAFSVTLFLSGAVIAVCLIMYRRKKSIGGELGGPSPQKYIHSAIFFSLWLVYLIMSTLEAYGVIQGF